A stretch of the Poseidonibacter parvus genome encodes the following:
- a CDS encoding cache domain-containing protein: protein MFSNISIKVKLLVLALITIVFVSLSIAIASIYSINKFSNENIERYKEESYTKKEKELQNYISLAMKTVDAYHKRTEIEKIKIEVQDDLRTQTNFLFSILEAEYEKLKDVLSEDALKFRLKTLVEESRYGNTGYFWINDTNAVIVMHPIKPQLNGKDLIDYKDKGGKKIFNEFANVAKSKGEGFVDYVWPKPNFEKPQAKVSFVKLFKPYNWVIGTGEYVSDVSAKIKKEALLTISKMRYGKDGYFWINDSHPKMIMHAIKPSLDGKDLSNIQDKAGKYLFKEFSVVTNKEPKGGLVTYMWPKPGFENPVKKFSYVQRFAAWDWIIGTGVYVDDIEADISLMKKNTNDEINAIIMSIIIFSLIAILLVYIIYSFFINKSIIKPLLNLNMAIKEMSNPDSNTDEIEKKSNDEVGKLVDSFNGYVRKLKDGVAADAIVIDEVDEVISKVNNGFYVYKVEKNSNNPQIQELKESINTMIDKTNESLTVLNNTLLRYGSSDFTVDNTTNANEVSGIVSSINSSTKLIGIAVSEFLSMIVSSGKKLNDDTNVLSTSAEKLSSSANEQAASLEETAAALEEVTSIVKSNVQKVQQMSSLANDLQSSSSEGQSLASKTTQAMEDIDTQVNSINDAITVIDQIAFQTNILSLNAAVEAATAGEAGKGFAVVAQEVRNLANRSAEAAKEIKGIVEAATSKANEGKVIANDMIGGYTSLNEKINQTIELIEDVSTASVEEESGIVQINDAINALDQATQVNASSATTISSLANEVSGLSENLLKIADRAKFNESSVNEISDIDLVFKISKLKNDHIKFKNINFEKIGTTTNAWSVTKPTECDLGKWIIEQEQNSKEFTQTTNWKNLKESHELVHSNVQDYIDENCKSDSSSEKLNSFSSDLDKATQKVFASLDQIKRDNVINVNVENKMITEPKTVTLPKASSSTSSSVKRTQEVKNKVIESKPSKDDDEWESF from the coding sequence ATGTTTTCAAATATCTCTATCAAAGTAAAACTTTTAGTTTTAGCACTTATTACAATAGTTTTTGTATCTTTGTCTATTGCAATTGCTTCAATATATTCAATTAATAAATTTTCAAATGAAAATATTGAAAGATATAAAGAAGAATCCTACACCAAAAAAGAAAAAGAGTTACAAAACTATATCTCTTTAGCTATGAAGACAGTTGATGCTTATCACAAAAGAACAGAAATAGAAAAAATAAAAATTGAAGTTCAAGATGATTTAAGAACTCAAACAAATTTTTTATTTTCGATTTTAGAAGCCGAATATGAAAAGTTAAAAGATGTATTATCCGAAGATGCTCTAAAGTTTAGATTAAAAACCTTAGTTGAAGAGAGTAGATATGGTAATACTGGATATTTTTGGATAAATGATACAAATGCAGTAATTGTAATGCATCCTATTAAGCCTCAATTAAATGGCAAAGATCTTATTGATTATAAAGATAAAGGTGGAAAAAAAATATTTAATGAGTTTGCAAATGTAGCAAAATCAAAAGGTGAGGGTTTTGTTGATTATGTATGGCCTAAACCAAATTTTGAAAAGCCACAAGCAAAAGTTTCATTTGTAAAATTATTTAAGCCTTATAATTGGGTAATTGGAACAGGTGAATACGTATCTGATGTATCAGCAAAAATTAAAAAAGAAGCCTTACTTACTATTAGTAAAATGAGATATGGTAAAGATGGATATTTCTGGATTAATGATTCTCATCCTAAAATGATTATGCATGCAATTAAACCTAGTTTAGATGGAAAAGACTTGTCAAATATACAAGACAAAGCCGGAAAATATCTATTTAAAGAATTTTCTGTTGTTACAAATAAAGAACCAAAAGGTGGTTTAGTTACTTATATGTGGCCAAAACCAGGGTTTGAAAATCCTGTTAAGAAATTTTCTTATGTACAAAGATTCGCTGCTTGGGATTGGATAATTGGTACAGGAGTTTATGTAGATGATATTGAAGCTGATATTTCATTAATGAAAAAAAATACTAATGATGAAATAAATGCAATTATTATGAGTATTATTATTTTCTCTTTAATTGCAATATTACTAGTTTATATCATATATTCATTCTTTATTAATAAATCAATAATAAAACCATTGCTTAATTTAAATATGGCTATAAAAGAAATGAGCAATCCAGATTCAAATACTGATGAAATAGAGAAAAAATCTAATGATGAGGTAGGAAAACTAGTTGATAGTTTTAATGGCTATGTTCGAAAACTAAAAGATGGTGTTGCTGCTGATGCTATTGTAATTGATGAAGTAGATGAAGTAATTTCAAAAGTTAATAATGGATTCTATGTTTATAAAGTAGAAAAAAATTCAAATAACCCGCAAATACAAGAATTGAAAGAATCAATTAATACAATGATTGATAAAACAAATGAAAGTTTAACGGTACTAAATAATACACTTTTAAGATATGGTAGTTCTGATTTTACAGTTGACAACACTACGAATGCAAATGAAGTTAGTGGAATTGTTTCTTCTATTAACTCAAGTACAAAATTAATTGGAATTGCTGTTTCTGAATTCTTATCTATGATTGTATCAAGTGGTAAAAAACTAAATGATGATACAAATGTTTTATCAACATCTGCTGAAAAATTATCTAGTTCTGCAAATGAACAAGCTGCTTCCTTAGAAGAAACAGCAGCTGCACTAGAAGAAGTAACATCAATCGTTAAATCAAATGTTCAAAAAGTTCAACAAATGTCTTCTTTAGCAAATGACTTACAAAGTTCTTCTTCTGAAGGTCAAAGTTTAGCATCTAAAACTACACAGGCTATGGAAGATATTGATACACAAGTTAATTCAATTAATGATGCAATTACAGTAATTGATCAAATTGCATTCCAAACAAATATTTTATCTTTAAATGCAGCTGTTGAAGCAGCAACTGCAGGTGAAGCTGGAAAAGGTTTTGCTGTTGTTGCACAAGAAGTGAGAAATCTTGCAAATAGATCAGCAGAAGCTGCAAAAGAGATTAAAGGAATTGTTGAAGCTGCAACTTCAAAAGCAAATGAAGGAAAAGTAATTGCCAATGATATGATTGGTGGATATACAAGTCTTAATGAAAAAATAAATCAAACAATTGAATTAATAGAAGATGTTTCAACTGCAAGTGTTGAAGAAGAAAGTGGTATTGTTCAAATAAATGATGCAATAAATGCACTTGACCAAGCAACACAAGTAAATGCAAGTTCTGCTACAACTATTAGTTCTTTAGCAAATGAAGTTTCTGGTTTATCTGAGAATTTATTAAAAATTGCAGATAGGGCAAAATTTAATGAGTCAAGTGTAAATGAAATTTCAGATATTGATTTAGTATTTAAAATTTCTAAATTAAAAAATGACCATATTAAATTTAAAAATATTAATTTCGAAAAAATAGGAACAACGACAAACGCTTGGTCTGTTACTAAACCAACAGAGTGTGATTTAGGAAAATGGATTATTGAGCAAGAACAAAACTCTAAAGAGTTTACACAAACTACAAACTGGAAAAATTTAAAAGAAAGTCATGAATTAGTTCATTCTAATGTTCAAGATTATATTGATGAAAATTGTAAGAGTGATTCAAGTAGTGAAAAATTAAATAGCTTTTCAAGTGATTTAGATAAAGCTACACAAAAAGTTTTTGC
- a CDS encoding HD-GYP domain-containing protein, which produces MDKKKQLAFNLNNFLLSTSHLLDNIELQHNNTSQNHSKRVAFLSLKMGQRLGFNPEEMFDLCAYSLCHDIALNEQKIKNKDYYELSEEKIKDFPFLSKKSNILKYQGEKFDGSGIYELKENAIPLFSQILFFTQFIDEKYDFSNKSIENRNEIITFVKNNSNILFDEKIVNLFIEISSSIDFWIDIQNENDIVYFIFNNLHDFTTALDFEEVLNITQSFCNIVDNKSKIVKNSEKMCDFYEFDHKDKYIFMITASLCNIGKLLIPTSILEKDENLSIYEYEEIKSYPYFNKKILTNIMGFNDMALCSSKVQECLDSSGYPFKLGAKDLSFKDRLLSTLNKYSSLCSNKNYRSIHTHNEAILILKDEANNKKLDISIIEDIDKIFLNI; this is translated from the coding sequence ATGGACAAGAAAAAACAATTAGCTTTTAATTTAAACAACTTTTTATTATCAACATCTCACTTATTAGATAATATTGAATTACAACACAATAACACTTCTCAAAATCATTCAAAAAGAGTTGCTTTTTTATCTTTAAAAATGGGACAAAGATTAGGATTTAACCCAGAAGAAATGTTTGATTTATGTGCTTATTCTTTATGTCATGATATTGCTTTAAATGAACAAAAAATTAAAAATAAAGATTATTATGAATTAAGTGAAGAAAAGATTAAAGATTTTCCTTTTTTATCAAAGAAATCTAATATTTTAAAATATCAAGGAGAGAAGTTTGATGGTTCAGGAATTTATGAATTAAAAGAAAATGCTATCCCACTTTTTTCACAAATACTTTTCTTCACTCAATTTATAGATGAAAAATATGATTTTTCAAATAAAAGTATTGAAAATAGAAATGAAATTATTACTTTTGTAAAGAACAATTCTAACATCTTATTTGATGAAAAAATAGTAAATTTATTCATTGAGATAAGTTCAAGTATTGATTTTTGGATTGATATCCAAAATGAAAATGATATTGTATATTTTATTTTTAATAATTTACATGATTTCACTACTGCATTAGACTTTGAAGAAGTTCTAAATATAACACAAAGCTTTTGTAATATTGTAGACAATAAGTCTAAAATAGTTAAAAACAGTGAAAAAATGTGCGATTTTTATGAATTTGACCATAAAGATAAATATATTTTTATGATTACTGCTTCATTATGTAACATTGGAAAACTTTTAATACCTACAAGTATTTTAGAAAAAGATGAGAATTTAAGTATATATGAATATGAAGAAATCAAATCTTATCCATATTTTAATAAAAAAATATTAACAAATATAATGGGGTTTAACGATATGGCATTATGTTCAAGTAAGGTCCAAGAATGCTTAGATAGTAGTGGTTATCCATTTAAACTTGGAGCTAAAGATTTAAGTTTTAAAGATAGACTATTGTCAACTTTAAATAAATATTCATCTTTATGTAGTAATAAAAATTATAGAAGTATTCATACTCATAATGAAGCTATCTTAATATTAAAAGATGAAGCAAATAATAAAAAACTAGATATTTCTATAATTGAGGATATTGATAAGATATTCTTGAATATATAG
- a CDS encoding alpha/beta hydrolase produces MFKKVLFLLLVVTASFSFAKNVSKQDCEQKGEGFIYAGNECINYAMFEGDDNDKLIVIVHGTWDEGSNVLGRYAPFAENLNMSSDISTIAVALPGYSDSSLNKLKSIGSKEYNHQAATKEYVQFLEKLVIALKDKYESKEITIVGHSAGAMMSGSLAGLNPELLKNVVLVAGRYERPDYANEKHLLANDVLTKMNKESKFIMIYGTKDEISKPSVTKDFYKKMKAQGLDVQLVEVKDAGHIDLDMTDKSIEAISSLFEE; encoded by the coding sequence ATGTTTAAAAAAGTTTTATTTTTATTGTTAGTTGTTACAGCTTCTTTTTCATTTGCAAAAAATGTAAGTAAACAAGATTGTGAGCAAAAAGGTGAAGGTTTTATTTATGCTGGAAATGAATGTATAAATTATGCAATGTTTGAAGGTGATGATAATGATAAGTTAATCGTAATTGTTCATGGAACATGGGATGAAGGAAGTAATGTATTAGGTAGATATGCACCTTTTGCTGAGAATTTAAATATGTCAAGTGATATTAGTACAATTGCTGTAGCACTTCCAGGTTATTCAGATTCTTCTTTAAATAAATTAAAATCAATTGGAAGTAAAGAGTATAATCATCAAGCAGCTACAAAAGAGTATGTTCAATTCTTAGAAAAATTAGTAATTGCTTTAAAAGATAAATATGAAAGTAAAGAAATCACTATTGTTGGTCATTCAGCTGGAGCTATGATGAGTGGATCTTTAGCTGGTTTAAATCCTGAACTTTTAAAAAATGTTGTATTAGTAGCAGGTAGATATGAAAGACCTGATTATGCAAATGAAAAACATCTTCTTGCAAATGACGTCTTAACTAAAATGAATAAAGAATCAAAATTTATTATGATTTATGGAACAAAAGATGAGATATCAAAACCAAGTGTTACAAAAGATTTTTATAAAAAAATGAAAGCACAAGGACTTGATGTACAGCTAGTTGAAGTTAAAGATGCAGGACATATTGATTTAGATATGACTGATAAAAGTATAGAAGCAATTTCATCATTATTTGAAGAGTAA